A single genomic interval of Syntrophobotulus glycolicus DSM 8271 harbors:
- the secG gene encoding preprotein translocase subunit SecG: protein MTIFIIVILLISSLGLIATVLLQSGKSAGLSGSITGAGEQFFGKSAKGMEGFLAKLSIAFAVLFLVSSLGLTIYLK from the coding sequence ATGACGATATTTATTATTGTAATTCTTTTAATCAGTTCTCTTGGACTAATCGCTACTGTGCTGTTGCAAAGCGGAAAAAGCGCAGGCCTTTCAGGGTCTATTACAGGCGCAGGCGAGCAATTTTTTGGCAAATCAGCAAAAGGAATGGAAGGTTTCCTGGCCAAACTAAGCATTGCTTTTGCGGTATTATTTCTTGTCAGTTCGCTGGGGTTGACCATTTACCTGAAATAG
- the eno gene encoding phosphopyruvate hydratase: MGFIDQVFAREILDSRGNPTVEVDVVLDDGTLGRAAVPSGASTGAFEAVELRDGDKSRYNGKGVIQAVNHVKNIIAPKIEGLNAFDQPGIDRVLCEIDGTENKGKLGANAILGISLATARAAAESLGLPFYQYIGGVNAKELPVPMMNILNGGQHADNNVDIQEFMVMPVGAGNFSEALRMGSEIYHSLKSVLKGKGLATGIGDEGGFAPNLGSNAEALMVIVDAIEKAGYKPGEQVVLAIDAATTEMYKNGVYVMEGEGLTKTSEQMIDYLAGLAEQFPIFSIEDGLAEDDWEGWAKLTQRLGGKVQLVGDDLFVTNPSRLARGILDQSANSILIKLNQIGTLTETLDAIEMAKRAGYTTVISHRSGETEDVTLAHLAVAVNAGQIKTGAPARTDRLAKYNELLRIEEELGQTAIYKGRKIIR, encoded by the coding sequence ATGGGTTTTATTGATCAGGTTTTTGCCAGGGAAATTCTTGATTCCAGAGGCAATCCAACGGTGGAGGTGGATGTCGTTCTTGATGACGGGACATTGGGCCGGGCTGCGGTCCCTTCGGGAGCGTCAACAGGCGCTTTTGAAGCAGTGGAGCTTCGTGACGGCGACAAGAGCCGTTATAACGGCAAGGGTGTGATTCAGGCCGTAAATCATGTCAAGAATATCATTGCGCCCAAAATAGAAGGCCTCAATGCTTTTGATCAGCCGGGGATAGACCGGGTTCTCTGTGAAATTGACGGTACTGAAAATAAAGGCAAGCTGGGCGCCAATGCCATTCTGGGGATATCACTGGCTACGGCGAGAGCGGCCGCCGAATCTCTCGGACTGCCCTTTTATCAATATATTGGCGGTGTCAACGCAAAAGAGCTGCCCGTTCCGATGATGAATATCCTGAATGGGGGTCAGCATGCCGATAATAACGTGGATATTCAGGAATTTATGGTGATGCCTGTTGGCGCCGGGAATTTTTCCGAGGCTCTGCGCATGGGGAGTGAGATCTACCATAGTCTGAAATCTGTGCTGAAAGGAAAAGGCCTGGCCACCGGAATTGGGGATGAAGGCGGATTCGCCCCCAACCTGGGATCAAATGCGGAAGCTTTGATGGTTATTGTCGACGCCATAGAAAAGGCAGGCTATAAACCTGGGGAACAGGTCGTTCTGGCCATTGATGCCGCGACAACAGAAATGTATAAAAACGGTGTTTATGTAATGGAAGGGGAAGGGCTGACCAAAACTTCCGAGCAGATGATTGACTATCTGGCCGGACTGGCGGAGCAGTTCCCGATTTTCTCCATTGAAGACGGACTGGCCGAGGACGATTGGGAAGGCTGGGCTAAGCTTACTCAGCGTCTGGGGGGGAAAGTGCAGCTTGTCGGTGATGACCTCTTTGTCACCAATCCTTCAAGATTAGCCAGAGGCATCCTGGATCAGTCTGCGAACTCCATTTTAATCAAGCTGAATCAAATCGGAACATTGACAGAAACGCTCGATGCCATCGAAATGGCTAAGAGGGCAGGATATACCACAGTAATATCACACCGTTCCGGAGAAACGGAAGATGTCACATTGGCCCATCTGGCGGTCGCCGTAAATGCCGGTCAAATTAAAACCGGCGCCCCGGCCAGAACCGACAGGCTGGCCAAATACAACGAACTCCTCCGGATTGAAGAAGAGCTGGGGCAAACCGCCATTTACAAAGGAAGAAAAATAATCAGATAA
- the gpmI gene encoding 2,3-bisphosphoglycerate-independent phosphoglycerate mutase — protein sequence MPDAGQKKPLMLMILDGWGCSPERIGNATVWAKTPNFNRLIDRYPHTLLTASGKEVGLPKGQMGNSEVGHLNIGAGRVVYQELTRIFKDIEDEDFFKNEVLLEAMHRLRGTNHSLHLMGLLSDGGVHSHIEHLNDMLMMAVKEEVERVFIHVFLDGRDVLPQSARDYLCKLITKTEELGKGKIATVIGRYYAMDRDKRWDRVNQAYKAMVYGEGEMAPNALAAIQKCYECKVLDEFVQPTVIIEGNGQPVAKIQDGDSLIFFNFRADRAREITRAFIQEDFKEFERPDRPQVHFVCMTEYDAEFDCPVAYPPQNLDNTLGEVLADNNLRQLRIAETEKYAHVTFFFNGGVEEPNDKEDRVLIPSPKVATYNLKPEMSAYEITDSVLQEIEKNIYDVIILNYANPDMVGHTGYFDATVRAVEAVDICLGKVEEAIRRHGGTLLITADHGNAETMIDQRALSDINSPTTSMVSISFISDKGLYSPMTSHTTNKVPCIIVNEAYKGRILREGAALRDIAPTILEILGIPKPKEMTGKSLLSQNEE from the coding sequence ATGCCGGATGCCGGGCAAAAAAAACCATTGATGCTGATGATCCTTGATGGTTGGGGATGTAGTCCGGAAAGAATAGGGAATGCTACTGTATGGGCTAAAACCCCCAATTTCAACAGATTGATCGATCGTTATCCCCATACTTTGCTTACCGCTTCCGGTAAAGAAGTCGGGCTGCCCAAAGGCCAGATGGGGAATTCTGAAGTGGGGCACCTGAATATCGGGGCAGGAAGAGTGGTGTATCAGGAATTAACCCGCATTTTTAAAGATATTGAGGACGAGGATTTTTTTAAAAATGAAGTTTTGCTGGAGGCGATGCACCGGCTCAGGGGAACCAATCATTCACTGCATCTCATGGGACTGCTTTCCGACGGCGGGGTTCACTCCCATATCGAGCATCTGAATGACATGCTGATGATGGCGGTTAAAGAAGAAGTGGAACGTGTTTTCATCCATGTATTTCTTGATGGGCGGGATGTTCTTCCTCAAAGTGCCCGGGATTATTTATGCAAGCTGATCACCAAAACGGAGGAGCTCGGCAAGGGAAAAATCGCTACGGTGATTGGCCGCTATTACGCAATGGACAGGGACAAACGCTGGGACAGGGTGAATCAAGCGTACAAGGCCATGGTTTACGGGGAAGGAGAAATGGCGCCCAATGCCCTGGCAGCTATTCAAAAATGCTATGAATGCAAAGTTCTGGACGAATTTGTCCAGCCGACCGTAATCATAGAGGGAAACGGACAACCGGTAGCCAAGATTCAGGATGGGGATAGTCTGATCTTTTTTAATTTTCGAGCCGACAGGGCCAGAGAGATTACCCGGGCTTTTATTCAAGAAGATTTTAAAGAGTTCGAAAGACCGGACAGACCGCAGGTTCATTTTGTCTGCATGACGGAATATGATGCTGAATTTGACTGTCCAGTGGCTTATCCCCCGCAAAATCTGGATAATACCTTAGGGGAAGTGCTGGCCGATAACAATCTGCGCCAGCTCCGGATAGCAGAAACTGAAAAGTATGCCCATGTTACCTTCTTTTTTAACGGAGGTGTTGAAGAACCAAACGATAAGGAAGACAGAGTCCTGATTCCATCACCAAAAGTAGCGACATATAATCTCAAACCGGAGATGAGCGCCTATGAAATCACGGATTCGGTATTACAGGAGATTGAAAAGAATATCTATGATGTGATTATTTTGAATTATGCCAATCCGGATATGGTTGGCCATACAGGGTATTTTGACGCGACGGTAAGGGCTGTAGAGGCAGTTGATATTTGCCTGGGTAAAGTGGAGGAAGCGATCAGGAGGCATGGCGGGACATTGCTGATTACGGCAGACCACGGGAATGCGGAAACCATGATTGACCAGCGGGCGCTTTCCGATATTAATAGTCCCACAACCAGTATGGTCAGTATTTCTTTTATCAGTGACAAGGGGCTTTACAGCCCCATGACATCACACACAACCAACAAAGTTCCCTGTATTATTGTCAATGAGGCGTATAAGGGCAGAATACTCCGGGAAGGGGCTGCTCTTCGCGATATTGCACCAACAATTTTAGAAATACTGGGAATACCGAAACCAAAAGAAATGACAGGCAAATCATTGCTGAGTCAAAATGAAGAATGA
- the tpiA gene encoding triose-phosphate isomerase, whose product MNSRKQLIAGNWKMFMNTQQAREFALDFQGRVADVTDKEIVICAPFTALHVLKEEWEEGIIHIGAQDVFYQKEGAYTGEISPAMLVDLACTYVIIGHSERRGYLKENDELIAQKIKAALENNLKPILCVGENLSQREDGKALSFVRSQVEKDLSELSSSDIGKIVIAYEPVWAIGTGKTASPQDAQEMCAAIRSTLAGIAGAAANNIQILYGGSVKADNIKELTKKKDIDGALVGGASLDPKQFADLIHNA is encoded by the coding sequence GTGAATAGTAGAAAGCAGTTGATTGCAGGAAATTGGAAAATGTTTATGAATACCCAGCAGGCCAGGGAATTTGCTTTGGATTTTCAGGGAAGGGTTGCCGATGTTACCGACAAGGAGATTGTGATCTGTGCCCCCTTTACCGCGCTGCATGTTTTAAAAGAAGAATGGGAAGAAGGCATCATACATATCGGAGCTCAGGATGTGTTTTATCAAAAGGAGGGAGCATATACAGGGGAGATTTCACCGGCAATGCTTGTTGACTTGGCCTGTACTTATGTCATCATAGGACATTCTGAACGCCGTGGCTATTTAAAAGAAAATGATGAACTGATCGCTCAAAAAATAAAAGCTGCTTTGGAAAACAATCTTAAGCCTATTCTGTGTGTAGGGGAAAACCTGTCTCAGCGTGAAGACGGCAAGGCCCTGTCCTTTGTCCGCTCCCAGGTCGAAAAAGACCTGAGTGAACTTTCCTCCTCCGATATCGGAAAGATCGTCATCGCATATGAACCGGTCTGGGCAATAGGAACAGGGAAAACAGCCTCTCCTCAGGACGCCCAGGAAATGTGCGCGGCAATCCGTTCCACACTGGCCGGTATAGCCGGAGCGGCGGCCAATAATATTCAGATTCTCTACGGAGGCAGTGTCAAAGCAGATAACATCAAAGAACTGACCAAGAAAAAAGATATTGATGGAGCGCTTGTAGGCGGGGCAAGTCTTGATCCGAAGCAATTCGCCGATTTGATCCATAACGCGTGA
- a CDS encoding phosphoglycerate kinase, which produces MNKKSIDQVDVKGKRVLVRVDFNVPLDDSGKITDDTRITAALPTIKYLREKGARVILASHLGRPKGKFNPKYSLAPVAGRLSELLKTDVLMAKDCIGPEVAEQAKELSGGQVMLLENVRFYEEEEKNDRSFAGKLAGLAEIFVNDAFGTAHRAHASTEGIAGFIPAYAGFLMKKEVEIMGKALENPERPFVAIIGGAKVSDKIAVIDHLISKVDTLIIGGGMANTFIKAQGYETGKSLVEKEKTGLAQELLAKAKQKGIKFLLPTDVVAAKDFAPDAQSRITSVKEIALDEQALDIGPDSAAKFAEEIRPAKTLIWNGPMGVFEMPKFAQGTEKVAIAVAECQGVTIVGGGDSVAAVEKMGVADKITHVSTGGGASLEFLEGKLLPGVAALQDS; this is translated from the coding sequence ATGAATAAGAAGAGTATTGATCAAGTTGATGTCAAAGGGAAACGGGTGTTGGTCAGAGTGGATTTCAATGTGCCTCTGGATGATTCCGGCAAAATAACTGATGATACCAGGATAACTGCCGCTTTGCCCACCATAAAGTATTTGCGGGAAAAGGGGGCCAGGGTGATTCTGGCTTCACATTTGGGAAGACCCAAAGGAAAATTCAATCCCAAGTACTCCCTGGCCCCGGTTGCCGGCAGGTTAAGCGAGCTGCTGAAAACGGATGTACTGATGGCGAAAGACTGTATTGGTCCTGAGGTTGCGGAACAGGCAAAAGAGCTTTCCGGCGGGCAGGTCATGCTTTTGGAAAATGTCCGTTTTTATGAGGAAGAGGAAAAGAATGACCGGAGCTTTGCCGGGAAATTAGCCGGACTGGCAGAGATCTTTGTCAATGATGCATTTGGCACAGCACACAGGGCCCACGCTTCTACAGAAGGAATTGCCGGATTTATTCCGGCCTATGCCGGCTTTTTGATGAAAAAAGAAGTGGAGATCATGGGCAAGGCCTTGGAAAATCCCGAAAGACCTTTTGTCGCAATAATCGGAGGGGCCAAGGTCAGTGATAAAATAGCCGTTATTGATCATCTGATCAGTAAAGTGGATACATTGATTATCGGCGGAGGAATGGCGAATACCTTTATTAAGGCTCAGGGATATGAAACGGGCAAATCCCTTGTCGAGAAGGAGAAAACAGGTTTGGCCCAAGAATTGCTGGCTAAGGCCAAACAAAAAGGAATTAAATTTTTACTGCCGACTGATGTGGTGGCGGCAAAGGATTTCGCTCCTGATGCTCAGTCCAGAATAACCTCTGTTAAAGAAATCGCTTTGGATGAACAGGCTTTAGATATTGGTCCGGACAGTGCCGCAAAGTTTGCCGAGGAGATCAGACCGGCCAAAACTTTGATTTGGAACGGACCGATGGGTGTTTTTGAAATGCCAAAATTTGCCCAGGGTACTGAAAAAGTAGCGATAGCTGTAGCCGAATGCCAGGGCGTGACGATTGTAGGCGGCGGGGATTCGGTGGCCGCAGTTGAAAAAATGGGTGTTGCGGATAAGATCACTCATGTCTCGACAGGCGGCGGAGCTTCTCTGGAGTTTTTGGAAGGCAAGCTGCTTCCGGGAGTGGCGGCGCTTCAGGACAGTTAA
- a CDS encoding Na/Pi cotransporter family protein, with translation MITVTMVMQFLGGMGLFLYGVNATSEGLQKIAANRLKKILESLTKKTLTAAFFGMVMTIALQSSAATTVMVVEFVNSGLMTLAQALGVALGSSVGTSIVILLISFPILNIALAMIFIGFILYLVIRTTQTKRIGQAMIGFGCIFVGMSYLSSAFAPFRNIPEVNAFLSGFGDNPVLGILVSTVFTALLQSSSAFMAILISLSTQGLLTVEAVVPLVMGAHIGGTVTTLVSALSAEKTDAKRVALANSIYRVAAALIVFPFFSQFSALLVWSSPYLPMQVANAHLFSAILMVVLFLPFNKLIANALIKIIPQPKGRDKELRNMFITKTALELPVVALSQVYQEIRWLSHQIMENMVDLLPRVMYRGEQRWADVVEQSERNVDWHYRQITDYITAIFRRNLIRQQIFDSQNYLLMAKEFEYIADNLVVMTRYIMRMHNEKIKLTERDSAMFDELYILNSNHYLAILSDLDNKTRSNSYEVINKRQEVIGIFHHMRENAISFQYGSAPSSGSEGGKSANSEFEPGRVQIDCISIMIDLINGMYNISEEIFNIARIIVGQETDGEGHNHELSRETKKGMK, from the coding sequence ATGATTACAGTAACAATGGTAATGCAGTTTCTGGGAGGCATGGGCCTTTTTCTGTACGGAGTGAATGCGACATCCGAAGGACTGCAAAAAATAGCCGCCAATCGTTTGAAAAAAATTCTGGAATCCCTTACGAAGAAAACCCTAACGGCGGCCTTTTTTGGCATGGTGATGACAATCGCATTGCAGAGCAGTGCCGCAACAACAGTAATGGTGGTTGAATTTGTCAATTCCGGGTTAATGACATTGGCACAGGCTTTAGGAGTGGCCCTGGGGTCTTCAGTCGGAACATCGATTGTGATTCTGCTGATTTCTTTCCCCATCCTGAATATCGCTCTGGCCATGATCTTTATTGGCTTTATTTTGTATCTGGTGATCAGAACGACCCAGACAAAACGGATCGGGCAGGCTATGATCGGATTCGGCTGTATCTTTGTCGGGATGTCTTACCTGTCAAGTGCATTTGCCCCTTTCCGAAATATACCGGAAGTCAATGCGTTTCTTTCCGGTTTTGGCGATAATCCTGTTTTGGGGATACTGGTCAGCACTGTTTTTACGGCATTGCTCCAGAGCAGCTCCGCGTTCATGGCCATCTTGATTTCCCTTTCAACTCAAGGGCTTTTGACGGTTGAGGCGGTGGTGCCCCTTGTGATGGGGGCCCATATCGGAGGGACGGTAACAACTTTAGTTTCCGCTTTAAGCGCAGAAAAAACAGATGCCAAAAGGGTAGCGCTTGCCAACAGCATTTACCGGGTTGCCGCTGCTCTGATTGTTTTTCCTTTCTTCAGTCAATTTTCGGCATTGCTGGTTTGGTCTTCACCCTATCTGCCCATGCAGGTTGCCAATGCCCACCTTTTTTCGGCGATATTAATGGTTGTTTTATTTTTGCCTTTCAACAAATTAATCGCCAATGCCTTGATCAAAATTATTCCTCAGCCTAAAGGCAGGGATAAAGAACTGCGAAACATGTTTATCACCAAAACAGCGCTGGAACTTCCGGTTGTTGCCTTAAGCCAGGTTTATCAGGAAATCAGGTGGCTCTCCCATCAGATCATGGAGAATATGGTGGACCTGTTGCCAAGAGTAATGTATCGGGGGGAGCAGCGCTGGGCTGATGTTGTGGAACAGTCTGAACGGAATGTGGATTGGCATTACCGGCAGATCACCGACTATATTACAGCGATTTTCAGGCGCAACCTGATCAGGCAGCAGATTTTCGACAGTCAAAATTACTTGCTGATGGCCAAGGAATTTGAATATATCGCCGATAATCTGGTTGTGATGACCAGGTATATCATGCGGATGCATAATGAGAAAATAAAATTGACCGAGAGAGATTCGGCAATGTTTGATGAATTGTATATTCTGAATTCCAATCACTATCTGGCTATTCTGTCTGACTTGGACAATAAAACGAGATCCAACTCCTATGAGGTGATCAATAAACGCCAGGAAGTGATCGGAATATTTCATCATATGAGGGAAAATGCGATCAGCTTTCAGTACGGCAGTGCACCGTCTTCCGGTTCTGAGGGAGGAAAGAGCGCAAATTCAGAGTTTGAACCTGGAAGGGTTCAAATCGATTGTATCAGCATCATGATTGATTTAATCAATGGAATGTATAATATCAGTGAGGAAATCTTTAATATTGCCAGGATCATTGTCGGGCAGGAAACGGATGGTGAAGGACATAACCATGAATTATCCAGAGAAACAAAAAAAGGAATGAAATGA
- the whiA gene encoding DNA-binding protein WhiA, producing MSFSTSTKEELARLEEKKKCCELAELSALIRMDGTLQISSNQQYSLNVTTESAPVARKIYNMARNLLELPASIVVRRKLRLKKNNSYMVRIYPRGGQDLQKLGLLNHEGEILAGIHKDIIRHRCDQKAYLRGAFLAGGSISNPEGGNYHLEIITNDQVLAEDISKLLNKFDLGAKISNRKNFHVVYLKESEHIFEFLALIGAHQALFDFENVRIIKDMRNQVNRIVNCETANLNKTVDAAVRQLENIKLIQQTIGLKALPQNLREVANLRLQYPDSSLKELGEMLVPKVGKSGINHRLRKIDEIAEKITKTK from the coding sequence ATGTCTTTCAGCACCTCAACGAAGGAAGAACTGGCAAGGCTTGAAGAAAAGAAGAAATGCTGCGAACTGGCAGAATTATCGGCCCTGATCCGAATGGACGGAACGCTGCAGATCAGTTCCAATCAGCAATATTCTCTCAATGTCACGACTGAGAGTGCCCCTGTTGCCCGCAAGATTTATAATATGGCCCGTAACCTGCTGGAGTTGCCGGCCAGTATTGTGGTCCGCCGCAAATTAAGGCTGAAAAAGAACAATTCCTATATGGTAAGGATTTATCCCCGCGGCGGCCAGGATCTTCAAAAGCTGGGCCTGCTGAATCATGAAGGAGAGATACTGGCCGGTATCCATAAGGACATCATCAGGCATCGCTGTGATCAAAAGGCTTATCTGAGAGGGGCTTTTCTGGCGGGCGGATCGATCAGCAATCCTGAAGGCGGCAATTACCATCTGGAGATCATTACGAATGATCAGGTGTTGGCGGAAGATATCAGCAAATTGTTGAACAAGTTTGATCTTGGGGCAAAGATCAGCAACCGAAAAAATTTTCATGTCGTCTATCTGAAAGAAAGTGAGCATATCTTTGAATTTCTCGCTTTAATCGGCGCCCATCAAGCCTTGTTCGACTTTGAGAATGTTAGAATTATTAAGGATATGCGCAATCAGGTTAACCGTATCGTCAACTGTGAAACGGCCAATCTGAATAAAACAGTGGATGCCGCGGTCAGGCAGCTGGAAAATATTAAGCTTATCCAGCAGACGATCGGCTTGAAAGCTCTCCCGCAAAATCTGCGGGAAGTAGCCAATTTACGCCTGCAGTATCCGGATTCCAGTTTAAAAGAATTAGGAGAGATGCTTGTTCCCAAAGTAGGAAAATCAGGGATAAATCACAGGCTCCGTAAAATTGACGAGATTGCGGAAAAAATTACGAAAACAAAATAG
- a CDS encoding gluconeogenesis factor YvcK family protein, translating to MKKTGQYFSDFMKWLYPNLGVKRYFFVAVIGLFLVSAGLAVISYGEALGYLEAQFREIIYTLTGKTPKSVVPAGVVIFVIGLLAIYTGLKNMLRSVISVLLPDNEDKILDVVYSRRHLKRGPRIVVIGGGTGLSALLNGLKEYTCNLTAIVTVADDGGSSGKLRRELGVLPPGDIRNCLEALAEKEDIMKDLFSYRFESGTLAGHSLGNLLLVGLADRFGDFQKGIEQVGKVFALRGAVFPSTLSQVTLEASFVDGRSVKGESSIRDTPGKIKKLWLNPGNCTSPAVALEAIMKADMIVLGPGSLYTSVLPNLLVKDIRNAITLSKAPCVYVCNIMTEPGETDHYSVSDHLKVIVRHCGKGIVDAVLAAKEEFPQDVLGRYAQEGGEPVTGDEDKVRKMGIQYFAGSFYAGGDVIRHASKTLAKEILLVLFRLKPVNERVALVDSFLLNRKMKNL from the coding sequence ATGAAAAAAACGGGACAGTATTTTTCGGATTTTATGAAGTGGCTATACCCCAATCTGGGTGTAAAACGCTACTTTTTCGTGGCTGTCATAGGGTTGTTTTTAGTTTCAGCCGGATTGGCGGTGATCAGCTATGGTGAAGCATTGGGTTATTTGGAAGCTCAGTTTAGAGAGATCATATATACTTTGACCGGAAAAACCCCTAAATCTGTGGTCCCGGCGGGTGTGGTCATCTTTGTCATCGGTCTGTTGGCGATCTATACCGGACTGAAGAATATGTTGAGGTCTGTGATCTCTGTGCTTTTGCCGGATAATGAAGACAAGATTTTGGATGTGGTGTATTCCCGCCGACATTTAAAAAGGGGTCCCCGGATTGTGGTGATTGGCGGAGGAACCGGTTTGTCCGCTCTTCTCAATGGGCTGAAAGAATATACCTGTAATCTGACGGCCATAGTGACCGTGGCGGATGATGGCGGCAGTTCGGGTAAACTGCGCAGAGAATTGGGGGTTCTGCCTCCCGGAGATATCCGAAATTGCCTGGAGGCTCTTGCCGAAAAAGAAGATATTATGAAAGATCTTTTCTCTTACCGGTTTGAGAGTGGGACGTTAGCAGGCCACTCTCTGGGTAACCTTCTTCTGGTCGGGTTAGCAGACCGGTTTGGAGATTTTCAAAAAGGGATTGAGCAAGTCGGCAAAGTATTTGCCCTCCGGGGGGCTGTATTCCCTTCAACATTATCCCAGGTTACGCTAGAGGCTTCTTTCGTAGACGGCCGCTCCGTGAAAGGGGAGTCCTCAATCAGGGATACTCCCGGGAAAATTAAAAAACTATGGCTGAACCCGGGCAACTGCACCTCACCGGCTGTAGCCCTGGAGGCGATCATGAAAGCGGACATGATTGTTTTAGGACCGGGAAGCCTGTACACGAGTGTCCTGCCAAATTTATTGGTCAAAGATATCCGCAATGCGATTACGCTCTCCAAGGCTCCCTGTGTTTATGTCTGCAATATTATGACCGAGCCTGGAGAAACAGATCATTATAGTGTTTCTGACCATTTGAAAGTGATTGTCCGGCACTGTGGGAAAGGGATCGTCGATGCTGTCCTGGCGGCGAAAGAAGAATTCCCGCAGGATGTTCTCGGGCGTTATGCGCAGGAGGGCGGTGAGCCTGTTACCGGTGATGAGGATAAGGTCAGAAAAATGGGCATTCAGTATTTTGCGGGCAGTTTCTATGCGGGCGGCGATGTGATCAGGCATGCTTCTAAAACGTTAGCCAAGGAAATTCTGCTGGTGTTATTCCGCCTGAAACCTGTAAATGAAAGAGTTGCTTTGGTGGATTCGTTTCTTCTTAACCGTAAAATGAAGAATTTATGA
- the rapZ gene encoding RNase adapter RapZ gives MFKKNLNLVIITGFSGAGKTQALQSLEDLGFFCVDNLPPSLIEKFVELCSQSQGKINKAAVVCDLRGGEFFSSLNQALQDLDKVGFHYEILFLEASNEVLVKRYKESRRRHPVSPLGNILEGILMERKYLAELRGNAHKIIDSTDLTAAQMRNKIRELFGENYDPARMNVSVVSFGYKYGIPLDADNIIDVRFLNNPFYIEELKLLNGKDQAVKDYVLNNDVTKKFLEKFLKFLEFTLPYYIKEGKSHLVVGIGCTGGQHRSVAIAEKTAEFLREKNYFCTVSHRDV, from the coding sequence ATGTTCAAAAAAAATCTGAATCTTGTGATCATCACGGGCTTTTCTGGAGCTGGAAAGACACAGGCTTTGCAGAGTCTGGAGGATTTGGGCTTTTTTTGCGTCGACAATCTTCCACCCAGCTTAATAGAGAAATTTGTAGAGCTTTGTTCCCAATCCCAGGGCAAAATTAACAAAGCTGCCGTAGTTTGCGATCTGCGGGGAGGAGAGTTTTTCTCTTCACTAAACCAAGCCTTGCAGGATCTGGATAAAGTGGGCTTTCATTATGAGATCCTCTTTTTAGAGGCTTCTAATGAAGTGCTTGTGAAAAGGTACAAAGAATCCCGCCGGAGACATCCGGTTTCCCCTCTGGGCAATATCCTGGAAGGAATATTGATGGAACGGAAATATTTGGCCGAGCTGAGGGGAAATGCGCACAAGATTATCGACAGTACCGATTTGACCGCTGCCCAGATGAGGAATAAAATCAGGGAATTATTCGGAGAAAACTATGACCCGGCCAGAATGAATGTTTCAGTGGTTTCCTTCGGCTATAAATATGGGATACCTCTTGATGCGGACAATATCATTGATGTGCGCTTTTTGAACAATCCCTTTTATATTGAGGAATTAAAACTTCTGAACGGTAAAGATCAAGCGGTAAAGGACTATGTTTTGAACAATGATGTCACGAAGAAATTCCTTGAGAAATTTTTGAAATTTTTGGAGTTTACTCTTCCTTATTACATTAAAGAAGGGAAAAGCCACCTGGTCGTTGGAATCGGCTGTACGGGGGGGCAACACAGATCTGTAGCAATTGCTGAAAAAACCGCTGAATTTCTGCGTGAAAAGAATTATTTCTGTACCGTAAGTCACAGGGATGTCTAA